The Miscanthus floridulus cultivar M001 unplaced genomic scaffold, ASM1932011v1 os_1655, whole genome shotgun sequence genome has a window encoding:
- the LOC136534195 gene encoding uncharacterized protein — protein MVIETNVARWTVIKILIDTGSFADILFASSFDNMKLDRNLLQPAGNPLYGFGRKKVNAIRKIPLPVYVEDQQNCRTEYITFDVVEIQYPYNAIFGRGVTNTFSAILHPWYLCKKLP, from the coding sequence ATGGTAATTGAGACCAACGTCGCTAGGTGGACAGTAATAAAGATACTCATTGACACAGGCAGCTTCGCAGATATTTTGTTCGCCTCATCCTTTGACAACATGAAGCTCGACAGAAACCTTCTCCAACCAGCTGGAAACCCCCTATACGGTTTTGGCAGAAAGAAAGTGAACGCTATCAGAAAGATACCCCTACCAGTATACGTCGAAGACCAGCAAAATTGCAGAACTGAGTACATCACCTTCGATGTTGTTGAGATTCAGTACCCTTACAATGCCATATTTGGGCGAGGTGTCACCAACACGTTTAGCGCCATCCTGCACCCGTGGTACCTTTGCAAGAAGCTACCGTAG